A genomic region of Candidatus Poribacteria bacterium contains the following coding sequences:
- a CDS encoding alpha-amylase family glycosyl hydrolase, whose amino-acid sequence MFGSQKDFDNRTAEYRSNLGGIKHLHRLGRQSESPTRPQPDQPITLHVTTSGGIAYDSVRCWMNVNGEEITFEFVPGESAWNTLEWRYVRYWRGQVPPQASGATLHYRIGGRVVGTDRWIFADNQARVLSEATEFAISVDDYDTPMWVRDAVIYHVFLDRFYPGDGVSWKEPTNLSGFFGGTLRGVIQKLDYIQSLGCNAIWLSPLFASPTHHGYDATDYYTVEPRFGTNADLIELIKKVHQRGIRVILDFVANHWSNQHPTFQAAQRDENSEYRAWYTWQRWPDEYTSFFGVKGMPQLNLRHKPASDYLLACAQYWLKSGVDGYRLDYAPGPPHTFWADFRQACKEVNPDVFLVGEVVRHSEGIAAYVPHFDGCLDFLLADALRRTFVLETSTLLEFEAFLAAHEAYFPQDFSLPAFLDNHDMTRILYSAGEDKAKVRLAALVLFTLSAPPIIYNGTEVGVSQRNPLGRFEEARLPMLWEDKQDKDLLTYFRRLGALRKQFLVLASGKREVVHLNVQQGTYAYLRASETNSVLIALNTSRCTQTIEVPNVLFQTSAKDLLNENQVTVSEDSVKVLLAAQSGAFIA is encoded by the coding sequence ATGTTTGGCTCCCAAAAGGATTTTGATAATCGGACCGCTGAATACCGAAGCAATTTAGGAGGCATTAAGCATCTGCACCGATTGGGTAGGCAGTCTGAATCGCCGACGCGCCCTCAACCCGACCAACCCATCACGCTCCACGTGACAACATCTGGCGGTATCGCTTACGATTCGGTTCGCTGTTGGATGAATGTAAATGGTGAAGAGATTACATTTGAATTCGTCCCAGGCGAATCCGCATGGAATACACTTGAATGGCGATATGTTCGCTATTGGCGCGGGCAGGTCCCACCGCAAGCAAGCGGCGCGACATTACACTACCGCATCGGCGGACGCGTCGTAGGGACGGATAGATGGATCTTCGCGGATAATCAAGCGCGCGTGTTATCGGAAGCAACCGAATTCGCTATCTCAGTTGATGATTACGATACCCCAATGTGGGTACGTGATGCCGTTATCTATCATGTTTTCTTGGATCGTTTCTATCCGGGTGACGGTGTCTCGTGGAAAGAACCGACAAATCTCTCCGGGTTTTTCGGTGGAACGCTCCGCGGTGTAATTCAGAAACTTGACTACATTCAATCCCTCGGATGCAACGCTATTTGGCTCTCACCACTCTTCGCAAGCCCAACACACCACGGCTACGATGCAACAGACTACTACACCGTTGAACCCCGATTCGGCACGAACGCGGATCTAATCGAACTGATTAAAAAAGTGCATCAGCGTGGGATTCGGGTTATTTTGGACTTTGTTGCCAATCACTGGTCCAACCAACATCCGACATTTCAAGCAGCACAACGTGATGAAAACAGCGAATACCGAGCGTGGTACACATGGCAGCGGTGGCCCGATGAATACACAAGCTTCTTCGGTGTGAAGGGGATGCCCCAATTAAACTTAAGGCACAAACCCGCAAGTGACTACCTATTAGCGTGTGCCCAGTATTGGCTAAAAAGCGGCGTTGATGGTTATCGGCTTGACTATGCACCCGGACCGCCGCACACTTTCTGGGCAGACTTTCGCCAAGCATGTAAAGAGGTGAATCCTGATGTTTTTCTTGTCGGGGAGGTGGTCCGTCACTCGGAAGGAATAGCCGCTTACGTTCCGCACTTTGATGGATGCCTTGATTTTCTGCTTGCGGATGCACTCCGACGAACCTTCGTCCTTGAAACTTCTACACTACTGGAGTTTGAAGCATTTTTAGCGGCACATGAGGCTTACTTTCCACAGGATTTTTCACTCCCAGCGTTCTTAGACAACCACGACATGACACGCATCCTCTATTCGGCAGGTGAAGATAAGGCAAAGGTCCGGTTGGCAGCATTAGTGCTGTTCACACTTTCCGCGCCACCGATAATTTACAACGGTACTGAAGTAGGCGTTTCGCAACGAAACCCGCTTGGACGCTTTGAGGAAGCACGTTTGCCTATGCTATGGGAAGATAAACAGGACAAAGATTTGCTAACCTATTTCCGACGTTTGGGTGCATTAAGAAAACAGTTTCTGGTACTCGCTTCCGGTAAGCGAGAGGTTGTCCATCTAAATGTTCAACAAGGAACTTACGCCTACCTACGCGCTTCAGAAACCAATTCTGTCTTGATCGCATTGAATACAAGTCGGTGTACGCAAACGATTGAAGTTCCAAATGTATTGTTCCAAACTTCCGCCAAAGACCTGCTCAATGAGAATCAAGTGACAGTATCAGAAGATTCCGTAAAGGTCTTGCTCGCAGCACAAAGTGGTGCATTTATCGCCTAA
- a CDS encoding cytochrome P460 family protein, whose product METAMETTMEEAAHKSWDHVKLPAPTMTVEEAAAAMNPGGTGAAHGMGSRTVYFNEVGAMANRAGIVSPAEYPVGTMIVKEVMDVTEMFVMQVVTMMKSDDPMYAAHNGWMYGATQRASETEELMMPHQLTVEMAQGCHDCHAKASVSVPVATDSVFVSLPMKAVETPETPDADADADADADADADADADADADADADADADADADADADADADADADANGGNGNGGNGNGAGAGNGA is encoded by the coding sequence ATGGAAACGGCAATGGAAACGACGATGGAAGAGGCCGCGCACAAGTCATGGGATCATGTTAAGCTTCCAGCACCGACGATGACCGTAGAGGAAGCTGCTGCAGCTATGAATCCTGGCGGAACTGGTGCAGCACACGGCATGGGCAGTCGCACTGTCTATTTCAACGAAGTTGGTGCCATGGCGAATAGGGCAGGCATAGTATCCCCCGCAGAGTATCCGGTAGGTACCATGATTGTCAAGGAAGTCATGGATGTTACCGAGATGTTTGTTATGCAAGTCGTAACGATGATGAAAAGCGACGACCCGATGTATGCAGCGCATAACGGATGGATGTACGGTGCAACCCAGCGTGCTTCAGAGACAGAAGAGTTAATGATGCCACACCAGCTTACCGTGGAAATGGCTCAAGGATGTCACGATTGCCACGCAAAAGCCTCGGTATCGGTACCAGTTGCAACTGACAGTGTCTTTGTGTCGCTTCCCATGAAAGCTGTTGAGACACCAGAAACGCCTGACGCTGATGCTGATGCTGACGCTGATGCTGACGCTGATGCTGATGCTGATGCCGATGCTGATGCTGATGCTGATGCTGATGCTGACGCTGATGCCGATGCTGATGCTGACGCTGATGCTGATGCTGATGCTGACGCTGATGCCAATGGTGGTAATGGCAATGGTGGTAATGGCAACGGTGCTGGTGCTGGTAACGGTGCCTAG
- a CDS encoding Ig-like domain-containing protein has translation MKKPRNIAVLAILTIVCAWMVGCGGCNPEPLPSGMNPTQGPETGGTTVQITGEKFDMKNGVTVTFGGKNATSVTVPSETQITAVTPGGMAGESVSVVITNKGKPEVPVTLSQQFTYTDATPPTVTMNEPADGTVISEYEDSLNVMNSVSVSFSEAVNSDSVSISVAVAKTEDSMSEPMDATLAGTVSGTGDSVMFTSDMPMRAGRMYTVTVTGAADMAGNTLVSPHSFSFSITSPEKLDRYRVQEEDIQEANGEAALKRIAARPEIFDNPEMWERLVAANQDDYIFDRTKLSVGQRLWIPRGAAWGDK, from the coding sequence ATGAAAAAACCCAGAAATATAGCCGTTCTGGCTATCCTCACGATTGTCTGCGCGTGGATGGTAGGCTGCGGCGGCTGTAATCCAGAACCGCTGCCGAGCGGGATGAACCCCACACAAGGACCCGAAACCGGTGGGACAACCGTCCAGATTACCGGCGAAAAATTTGATATGAAAAATGGGGTAACCGTGACGTTCGGCGGGAAAAACGCTACAAGCGTGACGGTTCCAAGTGAAACCCAAATTACGGCAGTGACACCCGGCGGCATGGCAGGAGAATCCGTCTCTGTTGTCATTACCAACAAAGGGAAACCCGAAGTCCCGGTCACGCTTTCACAGCAGTTTACATACACCGACGCAACACCACCAACCGTGACGATGAACGAACCCGCTGATGGCACAGTCATCTCTGAATATGAGGATTCACTCAATGTGATGAACAGCGTGTCGGTCTCGTTTAGTGAAGCCGTCAATAGCGATAGCGTCTCAATAAGTGTAGCCGTCGCGAAAACGGAAGATTCGATGAGCGAACCGATGGATGCAACGCTGGCAGGGACAGTGAGTGGGACTGGCGATTCTGTAATGTTTACATCCGACATGCCGATGCGGGCAGGGCGGATGTACACCGTCACCGTCACCGGGGCTGCCGATATGGCAGGCAATACCCTCGTAAGTCCACATAGCTTCAGCTTCAGCATTACCAGTCCGGAAAAACTTGACAGATACCGTGTCCAAGAAGAGGATATTCAGGAAGCAAATGGCGAAGCGGCTCTCAAACGCATCGCTGCACGTCCTGAGATTTTCGATAACCCAGAGATGTGGGAACGGTTAGTCGCAGCGAACCAAGATGATTATATCTTTGACCGGACGAAACTGAGTGTCGGACAACGCTTATGGATTCCACGCGGGGCCGCTTGGGGCGATAAATAA